From the Deinococcus aestuarii genome, the window GATCAGCCGCACCCCCGCCCCGAAGCGCCGCTCGGAGGGCTGGGCGAGGCTCACGCCGACCACCCCGGCGTCCATCAGGTGATCGGACGCGCGCAGGAAGACCCTGGGCTCCCCCGGCCCGATCAGCGCGGCGACGACCTCCCCCGTCAGGCGGCTCGCGCGGAAGGCCACCTCGGTCGCGGGGTCGAGCCGCCCCGGGTCGATGCGGTCCATGACGGCCTGGATCGCCTCCATCACGAGGGGGTCCTGGCCGACAACCTGGGGCTCCTTGCCCCGGCGCTCGCGGTAGGCGAGGCCCTGCGGCGTGACGAGGTACTGGGCCGTATTGCGGTAGTGCCACTCGCGCGGGCTGGGCACCGTCTCTCCCACGGGGGCGCGCAGCTTGGCGATGCGGCTCAGGGCCTCCTCCACGAAGCCGCGCTTGAAGCGGAGCTGGGCGGCGTAGGCGGCGTGGGCGAGGTCCACGGTGGGAAGCCGCTGGGCCTCCACCCGGTCGGGGCTCTCGCGCAAGACCTCGCGGGTGACTCCCTGGCGCACGCCCCGGCCCGCGCGCAGCGAGGCGCGCACCCGCTCGCCCGGCAGCGCCCCGCGCACGAGCACCACGCCGGAGTCGTCCCGGGAAAGGCCCAGCCCTCCGGCGACGAGTTTCTCGATGTCCAGCGTGATCAGGGGGTCAGGCATACGGGGGACAGGGTAGCGCGGCGGGGGCCCCAGAAAGGGACGTGCCGTCATCAGGAACGACCCGGAAGGCTCGTCTTCGTCCGGGCAAGTGGTCTAGTGTCTGAGGAGGCGCCCCCCACCCTCACCGCGAGGAGCAGCTATGAACCCGAACCGAACCGTGCCGCAGCTTCTGGCGGACCTGTGGACGAGACCGCAGGTGCGGCTCCTCGTCTACCTGGGGCTCGCCGCCCTGGCGTTCCTCCTGGCCCGCAGCCTCTCGGGCGTCCTCGTCACGGTCGCCGTCGCCTACGGCCTGGCCTACCTCGCCAACCCCGCGCTGACCTGGCTGGAACGGCGCGGCCTGGCCCGGGGCTGGGGCGTGCTGCTGCTCACCCTGCTGGTGTTCGTCGTCGTGACCCTGCTGTTCTGGCGCCTGGCGTCCCAGGTCACGAGCTTTGTCTCCAGCCTGCCCGCCCTCGCCGACCGCGTGACCGCCCTGCTCGACCGGGCGCTCGACAACCCCAACCCCGACCCCGGCATCGACCAGCTCCAGCACCGCCTCGCCGAGTACGTGCAGACCCGCGCCCAGGCCCTCGCCCGCGACGTCGGCCCCCTCTTCGACCGCCTGCTCTCCTCCAGCCCCGCCGTGCTGGCCGGCTGGCTGAACGGGCTGGGGCGGGCCGGCCTCCTGCTGACCCTGACCCTGTACTTTGCCCTCGACTACCGCCGGGTCAGCCGCGGGCTGCTCTCGGTCTTTCCGCGTGACTGGCAGCCCGCCGTGGAACGGCTTTCCGAGGACGTGAGCGTCTCCTTCGGCCGGGCCATCCGGGGCAACCTCCTCGTGGGGCTGAGTGTCGGGGCGCTCGCCGCGCTGGGATTGCTGCTGCTGAACGTGCCCACCCCGCTGGTGCTGGGGCTCTTTACCGCCGCGATGTGGCTGGTGCCCTACGTGGGCATCCTGATCGCGGTGGTCCCGGCGCTGCTCCAGGCGATCCCGCTGGGCACGACGGCGGTGGTGCTCGTGGCGGTGCTGTATTTCGTCCTCAACCAGGTCGGCGGCAACCTGCTCAGCCCGCTGATCATGGGCCGCACCATCCAGATTCCCCCCTCGGCGCTGATGGTCGCCGTCTTGATCGGGCTGTCCGTCGGCGGGGCGCTGGGGGCGTTTCTCGCCAGCCCCGTCGCCCTGCTCGTCTACCGCTGGGGAACGCGCTACTGGCTCACCAGCCGCGCGTATCAGGGCAAGACGGGCCAGCGAGGGCAGATGGAGGAAGAATTGGGCCAGGTTGCCGATGTCGGGAGGGTGTCCAAACGCTAGGGTCGGCGGGAGATGGCCCCAGCACCGTCCGCGCCGTGATGCAGGTGCCGCGCACCGTCGGGCAGGCTAACTTGGGGGCGTGAGCCCCGATCTGCCCACCACCCTCGCCCGTCTGGACGCGTGGCTGGCCGAACACGTTCCCGCCATCCACGCCACCCTGCGCCCCGGCGCGCCGGACGCCGAACTGGACGCGCTCGAAACCCTCACCCGCCTGGAACTGCCCGAATCCTTCCGCACCCTCTACCGCTGGCACGACGGG encodes:
- a CDS encoding class I SAM-dependent RNA methyltransferase, translated to MPDPLITLDIEKLVAGGLGLSRDDSGVVLVRGALPGERVRASLRAGRGVRQGVTREVLRESPDRVEAQRLPTVDLAHAAYAAQLRFKRGFVEEALSRIAKLRAPVGETVPSPREWHYRNTAQYLVTPQGLAYRERRGKEPQVVGQDPLVMEAIQAVMDRIDPGRLDPATEVAFRASRLTGEVVAALIGPGEPRVFLRASDHLMDAGVVGVSLAQPSERRFGAGVRLIAGEGEIREQFGRVQVSVSATGFAQVNPEAAGLAYLRAAELAGKGTHAVDLYGGAGAIGRHLAPAFDRVTVLDTAPEALSRGRQDVAESGERNVTFRAGDAARLSDLGTDVIVVDPPRAGLDEEARGHIHASTADRLVYVSCDPATWARDVGDLTRRGWKLGSVTPHDFYPQTSHVEVLSVLER
- a CDS encoding AI-2E family transporter; amino-acid sequence: MNPNRTVPQLLADLWTRPQVRLLVYLGLAALAFLLARSLSGVLVTVAVAYGLAYLANPALTWLERRGLARGWGVLLLTLLVFVVVTLLFWRLASQVTSFVSSLPALADRVTALLDRALDNPNPDPGIDQLQHRLAEYVQTRAQALARDVGPLFDRLLSSSPAVLAGWLNGLGRAGLLLTLTLYFALDYRRVSRGLLSVFPRDWQPAVERLSEDVSVSFGRAIRGNLLVGLSVGALAALGLLLLNVPTPLVLGLFTAAMWLVPYVGILIAVVPALLQAIPLGTTAVVLVAVLYFVLNQVGGNLLSPLIMGRTIQIPPSALMVAVLIGLSVGGALGAFLASPVALLVYRWGTRYWLTSRAYQGKTGQRGQMEEELGQVADVGRVSKR